In Pseudomonas lutea, the genomic stretch GCAGTCGAGCAGCGGACCGTCGGCGATCACGCCCATGCCGCATTCGTGCAACGACTCGAAACACAATTGCAGCGGTTCCAGAAGCTCACGGTTCTCGTGCAGCACCTCATCGGGGGCAGCCTGCGTGACGCCCAACGACGCGTGGGCCCAATTGCGGGTCGCCCGCAGCCGTTCACGCAGTTGTTTGAGAACGCTGCGATAAGGCTCGGCGCTGTCACCGGCGGCAGCCATCAGGGCCGGGCTCGCCTGTTGCATTGAAAGCTCGGCGGCCAGTTGATCGACGTCCCGCAGGTACAAGTCGGCGGCCATCCAGCGCGCCAGTAGCAGCACCTCGCGCGTCACGGCTGCAGTGACATTGGGGTTACCGTCACGGTCGCCACCCATCCACGAAGCGAAGCGGATCGGCGCCGACTCCAGCGGCAGGTGCAAGCCGGTGGCGGCATGCAGGGCCTGATCGGCCTTGCGCAGGTAATTGGGGATGGCTTGCCACAGGGAATTTTCGATCACCGCGAAGCCCCACTTCGCTTCGTCCACAGGCGTGGGACGCACGCGACGGATCTCTTCGGTGTGCCACGCCTCGGCGATCAACCGCTGCAGACGCTCGGTGATCTGCTCACGCTCATGGCGATTCAGATCACGATGGTCCAGCGCTGCCAACTGGGCGGCGATGGCATCGTACTTTTGAATCAACGTGCGCCGCGCCACTTCGGTCGGGTGCGCGGTCAGCACCAGTTCGATTTCCAGGGTGGTGAGTTGTTGCGCCAGCGCTTGCGGGGTCTGACCGGCCTGCTTCAAACGCTCCAGCAGCTCGGGCAAGACCCTGGACTCAAAGGGCTGCGGCTTGCTGTCGTCGCGACGATGAATCAGCTGATACTGCTCAGCGATGTTGGCCAGGTTAAGAAACTGGTTGAATGCGCGCGCCACTGGCAGCACTTCATCTTCGCCCAATCCCTCAAGGCTGGAACTCAGCTGCTCGGTGCCCTGGGTCGATGCATGCCGGTCAGCCTTGGCGCTTTTGCGAATGCGTTCGATCTTGTCGAGAAAATCAGCGCCATGCTGATCGCGAATCGTGTTGCCCAACAGCTCACCCAGCAGGTGAACGTCCTCGCGCAATCGTGCATCGATATCAACCATCCAGCCTCTCCTTCAGCTTTATTGTTCTCACAGGCCGGCGTTCATGGGGATTGGGTCATCCCCTATGAGCCGCTCGAGTCCGCCACCTGAAAATGGCCGCTGCCCAACGGGGCGTCAAGAAGCCTTTTATGGCTGCCCAACGGAACGGCTGCGGGGGTTTCGTTTCTATCTCTATCGAGGGCCAGGTGTATAGAGCGACAAATCCATAGCCCTGCGCAACCCTCGGGACATTTCCCGTGCAGAGGGAGCTAGTCTCAGTCACACGCTTCGCCAAGACCAGGCCCGACATCCAACGCCCGTCGTACGACGGAACTGATGAGGTATTCATGAAAATCCGAGAGCTCGCCGAACAATGGGAACAGAACGCCAAGGGTCGTCTGACCGAGACTGCCTACGCCATTCATCTGGATGTCGAGGCGGCCGCACGCCTGGCCGCGATTGCCGAGATGTATCCCAAGCGAACGCCCGAGGAACTGCTGGGTGAGCTGATAGGCGCCGCGCTGGAAGAACTGGAGGCCAGCTTTCCCTATGTGCGCGGTCAGCACATTGTCGCGACGGATGAAGAAGGCAACCCGCTTTACGAGGACGTGGGCCCGACGCCCCGCTTTCTGGAGTTGTCCCGGCGTCATCTGCAGGAGATCGCGGACCGCGAAGCGCTGTGATCTTCCTGCTGAAGGCCGCGATGCTGGGTATTTTCCTGTGCGAATCGGCGTTACGGGAAGGTCGGCGTTATGCGTCATTTTTTTGAGCGTCAAATTCACAACACGTAACAAATCCTGACCCTGTGTTTGAAAAAATGTGTGAACTATTCAAAAAACGCAGCGGTCCGACCAGTTAGCCATTGCAGGAAAGCCGCCATATGGCAGCGGACGTGACGAAATACTATCCATCCGCATGTGCTCATCGCTCAATGGAACAACCAAGTTTTCAGGAGTTACGAAATGGAGTTGACCACCATGAACACCAGCACTGCCAAAACCACGTTCAATCGCCTGCGCGGCCTGAAGCTGGCTGCGCTGGCGCTGGGCACCAGCGTTCTTCTGGCTGGTTGCGCAGGTAATCCTCCAAGCGAGCAGTACGCCGTGACCCAGTCGGCCGTCAATGCCGCTGTCACTGCTGGCGGTACCGAATACGCCGCGGTTGAAATGAAGTCCGCTCAGGACAAATTCAAGCAAGCCGAGCTGGCGATGCAGGAAAAGCACTACGACGAAGCTCGTAAATATGCCGAACAGGCCGAGTGGGATGCACGTGTAGCCGAGCGTAAGGCCCAGGCCGCCAAGGCACAGAAAGCGGTGCAGGATGCTCGTCAGGGCGTCAATGAGTTGCGTGAAGAAGGCATGCGTCAGGTTCAGCCTGTCACTCAGTAATCCCTCGCAATTCAAGCATTGGCCATCGAGTTAAAGGACGAAAATATTATGCGTAAACAAGTACTTATTCCTGCCCTGCTGGCTCTGAGCGTTGGTCTGGCGGCGTGCTCTTCGCAGCCGAACGTCAACCTGGAACAAGCCCGCACCAATTACTCGGCGCTGCAAAGCAACCCGAAAGCCACTGAACTGGCCGCGCTGGAAACCAAAGACGCGAGCGAGTGGCTGGACAAGGCTGACGCTGCGTACCGCAACAACGATGACCAGAAGAAGGTCGATCAACTGGCTTACCTGACCAACCAGCGTGTTGAGTTGGCCAAGCAGACGATCAACCTGAAGACTGCTGAAAACGACCTGAAAAACGCATCGGCCCAACGCGCTCAGGCACGTCTGGATGCTCGCGACGCTCAAATCAAGGCGCTGCAGAACAGCCTGAACGCCAAGCAAACCGAACGTGGCACCCTGGTGACCTTCGGTGACGTACTGTTCGATCTGAACAAGGCTGAGCTGAAGTCGTCCGGCCTGGTTAACGTCAACAAGCTGGCCCAGTTCCTGTCGGAAAACCCGGATCGCAAAGTCATCGTTGAAGGCTACACCGACAGCACCGGTTCGGCCGCTTACAACGATTCGCTGTCCGAGCGCCGCGCCAACTCCGTGCGCATGGCACTGATCAAGATGGGCGTAGGCCCAGAGCGCATCGTTGCCCAGGGTTATGGCAAAGAGTACCCGGTGGCTGACAACGCCAGCGCCTCGGGTCGTGCCATGAACCGTCGTGTGGAAGTGACAATTTCCAACGACAATCAGCCAGTAGCACCGCGTTCTTCGATGCAGTAATGCGGTAGTAGCGGCAACAAAAAGCCCCGCCTGTTGAAAGACAGGCGGGGCTTTTTTGTGGCGCAAATGTGCGGGTAATCTGAAATTACGAGCCCTGGGGGAGCGAGCTTGCTTGCTTGCGAATCAGCGTGTTCCGACGTTAAAGAGACGAGCGACGGTGCGGCCTCTTCGTGAGCAAGCTCACTCCCACAAATCCTGACCGCGCGGACTTTCACTCATGGCGCTCTGTCGCTCTATCGCTTAGCCGCTCTGCCCCTCACGGTTGAGACGACGACGGCGCGCTACCGGTTTGAGGATCAGGATAATTGGGGATTTCACCCAGCCTGCGCAGGCCGTTGAAGTGCTGCGGATCGTCCAGATAACGAACCATGACCTCGCGCCAGGTGGGGTCGCCGAAGGTCTGAACATGAGGCCCGCGGGTCAGCTGCAGCACGCGCGGCAACGGCGCGGCCTGATACAGGCTGATGCCGTTGTGCAGCGGCACTTGCGTGTCGTCCAGGCTTTGGAATAGCAACATCGGCGTGCCCTTCAGCTGAGGCATGCCATTGATGGCGCTGTCGGCATCGGGGATCACCCATGACAGCGGCCGCTTGAAGGGCCAGGTGAGCCAGGCTGTGCCGAGGGTATAACGCGCCACCTCGCGGTAGCTTGCCGGAACGCCATCAAGCACCAGCGCTTTGACCCGCGCGCGCTGCTGCGGATGTTCGGACAGGTAGTGCACGGCCAGCGCCCCGCCAATACTCTGGCCGAGGACCACCAGAGGCTTGCCCTGCACTTCGGGTGCGGCGTTCAGCCAGTCAAGAGCCGCGTCGATGTCTTGGTAGATGGCTGGCAGACTGGGCTCACCCTCGGACAGGCCATAGCCGCGATAGTCCACCAGCAGCACTTGGTAGCCCTGCTCCGGCAACCACCCACTTCCCGCCAGATGCCACGCCATGTTGCCGCCGTTGCCATGCAGGTGCAGCACGGTGCCCTTCAACGGTACGCCGGGCTTTGCCGGCAGAAACCAGGCGTTGAGCCGGGTGCCGTCGGCGGCGGTAAGAGTGACATCGCGCCAGGCCAGGTGCGCTTTGTCCGGCGTCAGCGGCAGACCGCGTTCCGGGTAGAACAGCAGTTCGCTGCAGCCACTGAGGGTGATAGCGAGGAACAAGATGAGAAAACGCTTCAAGCGATGTCCTTGTTTTCATGATAACGGGCACGACACACAACCGTAGGAGCCGGCTTGCTGGCGAACGCGTCAGTGGAGTCGATATCTGCGCAGCTGACCCAACGCCTTCGCCAGCAAGCCGGCTCCTACAGGTTCCAGGCCAATGCGTGGATCTTGCATTGGGCGTTTCACCCACGGGCATGAATGTCTTACAGGATATTTGAGTAATCCGCTTCGATCAGGTGCAGGTGCAGGTGCAGGTTTCAGATTTCAAGCCCAGCCCAGGCCCAGGGCTTAGGTGACGGAGCTAAATGCGATGTACGTCTATCCGCAGCATAGGCCACGACATAAGCCACGACACACGACCGTAGGAGCCGGCTTGCTGGCGAACGCGTCAGTGGAGTCAATATCTGCGCAGCTGACCCTACGCCTTCGCCAGCAAGCCGGCTCTTACAGGTTTCAGGCCAATGCGTGGATCTTGCATTGGTCGTTTCGCCCACAGGCATGAACGCTTCACAGGATATTCGAGTAATCCGCTTCGATCCGGTCCAGGCTGAGGTGATTGAGGAAGTTGGAGAAACACATCCAGGCCGAGAGCGCGTTCATGTCGCGGAACTGGTCAGGCAGATATTTGGGCGGCACCACCAGGCCTTCGTCCACCAGCTGGCGCAACGTGCGCATGTCTTCCAGCGTGGTCTTGCCGCAGAACAACAGCGGCACTTGCTCCAGCTTGCCCTTGCGCACGGCAAGCTGGATGTAGTTGTAGACCATGATGAAGCCCTTGAGGTAGGACAAATCCTTGGTAAATGGCAGACCGGTAGGCACCGAGCCGCGGAACACACGACTGGCGTTGCCGTAGCTTTCCGACATGCCGAAGCCCTGCTCGCGGTAGAAGTCGAACACCTGCAGAAAGTCCGCCCCCTCCTCGGCCATATGAATCGCCCGGGTGCGGTTGGTCAGTTTGCGCAGGCGGCTTGGGTAGGAGGCAAAACCGATGATCTCCATGAGAATCGCCAGCCCTTCCTGAGTCACTGTCGACGAGGGCGGCCCCTTGGACAGGAAGGTACAGATCGGCTGGTTCTGGCCGTTGAGCGTGGTGCCTACGTGTACCAGCCCTTCGTGGACCTCAAGGGCGCGCACGTCACGTTCGTTGAACATCGCATCGCTGCGGATCTTGATGTAATCCGCCCCCGCCGCAGCGTCGGCCACGATGCCGTCGGACTCGAACACCCGGATCGTCTCCTCCGCCTCGCCAAACGTGCGATTGAGCCGAGTCTGCAGCATGGCGACGGCGTCTTTGGCCGTCAGCACTTTCGGCTCATCCTTGAGATCGCCACGCCCGGCAATGTTGTTCAGGTAATCCGACAGCATCATGCCCAGATCCGACAGCGTCGGGTCCCCCGCATGAAACGCATCGGAAGCGGCGCCGTAGAGCTCCTGGGAGATCAGGCCGAAGTCAGGGGTGCCACGCGCTTCGAGCATGCGGATGACCATCCGGTACTCCTTGCACATGCGGCGCATGATTTGCCCGACCGGATTGAACTGGCCGAGTTGACGCGTGATGTCGCGTTCAATGTTCTGGAATTCCAGCTTCACCGCGCCCGAGTCAAAGCCCAGCGGGCGATTTTCGTAGTAGGCGCGATCGACTTCAGGCATGTGCTTGCCTTTGCCGTCGAGGAAGGTTTTGCGGACGTTGTCATCCCACTTCACGGCATCAAGAACCCGGATCGGGGTCTGCGCCAACACGATACGATCGGACAACGTGCGAATAGTCTGTTGGTATTCGTCCACCCGGAACCCCTTATTGAACCTTTGCGCTATTTGGTCATGCGCTGATATTGAGCCGCTTTGAGAAAGACGTCGGAATTGGCCGGGTCATCAAGGTAGGCGAAGACTTTGTCCATCGAACTGGAGATCAGCATGCCATCGCCCTTCACCGTATCGACGCGCTCGCCATCGAGAACCTTCTGCTCGACCAGCTGCTGAAATCGCTCCAGGTCGAGGTCATAGACCACCAGTTCGTCAGCGCCGTTCTCGTTGTCCATCAGATCGAAACCGGCGATGACGTAATTGGCCCCGTATTTGGCAGGTAGCGCCGCGGACACGTACCAGCGGCTGCCATGGCGCGACACAGTGAAGACGTACTCGTCGCGGTGCTTGCGGTCGCCTTTGCGGTAGCTCACCGCCTTGTAGCGCTCGGGACCGGCGCGGCTGATTTCCAACTCGAGTGGCTCGCCCCACGCGTTTTTGCTGCTCCAGGTGCCGAGCAATTTGGGCGGGGCAGTGGTGCTGAGCGGGATCGGGTCCTTGAAAGTCACCAGGCATCCGCTCAACAGCACGAACGACATGGCGAGCAACACGCTCCAGACTTTCATCGGGTTCTCCTTGAGGTATCAGCCAGCCATCGGCTTGGCAGTGCCCAGTACCAGATGCATCTGGCGAGTAAGAATAGCGAGCATTTCTTCGTCGGCGTCGGGTTGAGGTCCACTGAGCAGGCCCTGATATTCCATCCGGCAGATGAGCCCCGTCAACACTTGAGCATCCAGCTGTGGCTGAAGCGAGCCCATGACCTCGAGAAACTGGGCACTGCCTTGCAGCAATATCTGCTGGTGGGCACTTACCAGTGGCGCCAAACGCGGGTTGATCAGGGCTTCAAGACGGAATGCGTGCTCTGCAATGAGCTGGTCGCGGCGGGTCAGCAATTGATGGCGCACGTACTCCATGGTCATCCGGGCTATTTCGTCCGCCAGACGCGCGCGGGCTTCTGCGCTGCCGTCGTTGCGGGCAACCATCTCGCGCAGCAACGCCTCGGTGCTGGTCCACAACTTGGCCATGTAGGCGGCGCTGCGCTCGACGTATTGAGCGAAGGCATCGGTGAGCAGGTCATCGATGTCCTTGAAGTAATAGGTGGTCGCAGACAGCGGGACCTGCGCCTCGGCCGCCACCGCACGATGCCGCACCGCCCGCACGCCATCGCGGATGAGAATGCGCATGGCAGCATCCAGAATCTGCTGGCGACGCTGCTCGCTGCCCTCTCGACTCGCCTTGCGGCCCTGATACCGAACACTTTGTGCGACGGCCGTGGCCATGCCAGCGGCTCCCTTTTGAGGGGTCATGCGGTTCACGACGGGGTTTCCTTTTTTGAATCATTCAACATACATCACCTGACGTCGGCGCCTGAACCGACGCCTTCGCGGGCAAGCGCGCTCCTACAATCGACCGCGGCCCATACTCAATCGCGTGCGGCGCGATTCCCGCAATGCGGGTGATCCCCTGTAGGAGCGCGCGTGCCCGCGAAGCTGTTGATTGGCGGTGCGAGCGCCTGATCGCAACGCTTCTGATCTGATGCAGGAACGCGCTTACTCGCCACATTCTTTGCGGCGGGCCTGCCTTCTGTATCTGATCAGGCAAAAAAAAGCCGCCCTGCACAGGCGGCTTGTTTTAACGCTTAGGCTTGCGGCCGCATGTGCGGGAACAGGATGACATCGCGTATGGACGGCGAGTTGGTCAGCAACATGACCAGACGGTCGATGCCGATACCCTCGCCCGCTGTCGGCGGCATGCCGTACTCCAGCGCGCGAACGAAGTCGGCGTCGTAGTGCATGGCTTCGTCGTCGCCGGCGTCCTTGTCGGCCACCTGCGCCATGAAGCGCTCGGCCTGATCTTCCGCGTCATTGAGCTCGGAATAGGCGTTGGCGATCTCGCGACCACCAATGAACAACTCGAAGCGGTCAGTGACGTTCGGGTTTTCATCGTTGCGACGGGCCAGCGGCGAGACTTCGAACGGGTACTGAGTGATGAAGTGTGGCTGCTCCAGCTTGTGCTCGACCAACTCCTCGAAAATCATCACTTGCAGCTTGCCCAGACCTTCGAAGCCCAGCACCTTGGCGCCGGCTTTCTTGGCGATGGCACGCGCCTTGTCGATGTCGTTCAGGTCATCGGCGGTCAGCTCAGGGTTGTACTTGAGGATAGAGTCGAACACCGACAGACGAACGAACGGTTCGCCGAAGTGGAAGACCTTGTCGCCGTATGGAACGTCGGTGCTGCCGAGCACCAACTGCGCCAGCTCGCGGAACAGCTCCTCGGTCAGGTCCATGTTGTCTTCGTAATCGGCATAGGCCTGGTAGAACTCGAGCATGGTGAACTCGGGGTTGTGCCGGGTCGAGACGCCTTCGTTACGGAAGTTGCGGTTGATCTCGAACACTTTTTCGAAACCGCCTACCACCAGACGCTTGAGGTACAGCTCAGGCGCGATGCGCAGGAACATTTCCAGGTCCAGCGCGTTGTGGTGCGTCTCGAACGGCTTGGCTGCAGCGCCGCCGGGAATGGTCTGCAACATCGGCGTTTCGACTTCGAGGAAGTCGCGCTTCATCAGGAAGCTGCGGATGTGGGCAATGACTTTCGAGCGAACGCGGAAGGTTTCGCGCACATCTTCGTTGACGATCAAGTCGACGTAACGCTGGCGATAACGCTGCTCGGTATCGACCAGGCCGTGATGCTTGTCCGGCAACGGACGCAGGGATTTGGTCAGCAGGCGCACGCTGGTCATTTCGACATAAAGGTCGCCCTTGCCGGAACGGGCCAGGGTGCCTTCGGCGGCAATAATATCGCCCATGTCCCAGGTTTTGACCGAGGCCAGGGTTTCTTCCGGAAGCGTCTTGCGGTTGACGTAGACCTGGATGCGTCCGGTCATGTCCTGAATCACCATGAACGAGCCACGGTTGAGCATGATGCGCCCGGCAACCTTAACCGGAATCGCCGCTTCAGCCAGCTCTTCCCTGGTTTTGTCCGCGTATTGTTGCTGCAGGTCGTTGCAGTAGTTTTCGCGACGGAAGTCGTTCGGGAAGGCATTGCCTTTGGCGCGCTCGGCCGCAAGCTTTTCCTTGCGCAGGGCGATCAGGCTGTTTTCTTCCTGTTGCTGGGCTTGCGGGTCGAGTTGTTGGTCGCTCATGTCTTGATTATCCATCACAGGTTCGTGGCCCTTCGTCTGGCCGGGAAGCGCGACGAAGGATCGCGGGCGGCGACGTCGTGAGGACGCGCCCGACCCGCAACAGTGGTGTGGCGATTACAGGCCCTGTTTAAGGCTCGCGATCAGGTATTCGTCGATGTCACCATCGAGCACCTTGTCGCAATCGCTGCGTTCGACGCTGGTGCGCAGGTCCTTGATACGCGAAGCATCAAGCACGTACGAACGGATCTGGTGACCCCAGCCGATGTCCGACTTGGTGTCTTCCAGCGCTTGCGAAGCCGCGTTGCGCTTCTGCACTTCCTGCTCGTACAAGCGCGCCCGCAACATCTTCATCGCGGTGTCTTTGTTGGCGTGCTGGGAGCGCTCGTTTTGGCAACTGACCACGGTGTTGGTCGGAACGTGGGTGATCCGGACCGCCGAGTCGGTGGTGTTAACGTGCTGACCACCGGCGCCCGAGGAGCGGTAGGTGTCGATGCGCAGGTCCGACGGGTTGATGTCGATTTCGATGTTGTCATCGATTTCCGGCGACACGAACACGGCCGAGAACGAGGTGTGGCGACGGTTGCCGGAGTCGAACGGGCTCTTGCGGACCAGACGGTGAACGCCGATTTCGGTGCGCAGCCAGCCGAACGCGTATTCGCCCTTGATGTGGACCGTGGCACCCTTGATACCGGCGACTTCACCGGCCGACAGTTCCATGATGGTGGCGTCGAAGCCACGCTTGTCAGCCCAGCGCAGGTACATGCGCAGCAGGATGTTCGCCCAGTCCTGGGCTTCGGTACCGCCGGAGCCGGCCTGGATGTCAAGGTAGGCGTTGTTCTGGTCCATTTCGCCGCTGAACATGCGGCGGAATTCCAGCTTCTCCAGCGACTCGCGCAGACGCTCGACTTCAGCGGCCACGTCGTCGACAGCGGCCTGGTCTTCTTCTTCGGCGGACATGAGCAGCAGGTCTTTGGCGTCTGCCAGACCGGAGCTCATTTCGTCGAGGGTGTCGACGATCTGCGCCAGCAGCGAACGCTCGCGGCCCAGCTCCTGGGCGTAAGACGGGTTGTTCCAGACGTTTGGATCTTCGAGCTCGCGGTTAACTTCGGTCAGACGATCATGCTTTTGATCGTAGTCAAAGATACCCCCGAATGGTTTCGGAGCGCTCGGAGAGGTCCTTGATGCTGTTTAGGATCGGGTTGATTTCCATGGTAGGCAGCACTCGCAGGCGATTTTCACAAAGCCGGCGAGTATAGCGCAGCCACACCTGCGATGGCAGTCCGTTGGGCAGGGTCAGCAAACGGCGCGGGAGGGAGAAGCGCCCCGCAAAGGAGCGCTGCGCCGTATTCACTGACCTCTCGAAATCCAGGGAGCGAACGTCAGGGTAAAAGTATTGGACGCTGGAACAGGAGGGGAGCCGAGTTCATCAGGTTCATACAGGAAGAACTTATAGGTCCCTGCGTTAAACAATAATGTTGACGTTTCCCACTGATCAACTCCTTCGCCGAGGGACAGCGCCTGTCCAAAAACAAACCCCTCGAATACCACGGCCAGGCAGTAGTCCCTCGCCAGACCATTGCCAGACCATTCCAACACCGGAGACGAGGTCGTCCCTCCATCGGGAACTGGTTCTCTCTCTTCACCGGTAACACAGTCAATGCTGGGCTTCATCTCCATTTCGTCCATCTTGAGTTCCTTTCACAAGCGCGAAACTGCAGAAGCGGCAGCGTGCAGAGTGGCTGGCTCCAGCCACCCTGCACCACCGCAGGAGAACTACTTTCGGGTCACCTTGAACGAGGTCCCGACTGGTTCATCGTTGTCGTCAGTGTCGATCAGATAAAACTCATACTTGCCCGGTGAACCCAGATTGGTGGGCGCGTTCCAGGTACCGCCAGTGGAATTTGCTGGTGGCCCGAACGGTACCGAAGAGACCTTACCGTCCGCTCCTTTACTCATCAAAAAATACCTTTTCGGGTCACCGATGCCACTCAACTTTATGACATGCTTTTTAGTGCTATCGCCGTTCGGTATCTCGGTTTCCGAATCGCCTTCAGTGACTCGGGTGATGCCAGGTTTCTGAGCCATTTCCTGATTCCTTCCATGTATAGGTGGGCTGCTGGACGCCATCCATTGCGCGGAAAGCCGTCAGCCAAAACCACTGTCCTGGTCAGGCGAGCGCCTGATGTTCGCGGATTGTGGTTGGAGGAGTATGCGCGCGAGTGCGCGGCGGGGAACCTGTCACATGTGACAGTCGGCCGTTGTCCGCTGGACCTCGGAGGGATGAGTGCAGGTAAAGGCAATCAGGCCCGGTCTATCATCGTCAACCTATCCTCGAACCTTGCCAGGCGCAGCCGGCGAGAAAACACCGCTTGCGCCGGACTACCCCACCGCCACCTGATTGCGTCCATTGTGCTTGGCCGCATACAGCCCTTGATCCGCGCTCTGAATCAACTGCCTGCTGTGGCTGCCCACCTGCGGCACAACGGTTGCCAAGCCAATGCTGACCGTCAGGCTGGAGCCCTGGCTGGGGGCGATGTGGGGGATGTTCATGCTGGCGATGGATTGGCGCAGTTTTTCTGCCAGCAGACGTGCCCCGCCTGGCGAAGTATTGGGCAGCACGAGGGCAAATTCTTCGCCGCCATAACGGGCCGGGAGGTCGGACGGACGGCTGGAGTTGGCGCGGATGGCCTTGGCGACCTGACGCAGCGCTTCATCCCCTTCGAGATGCCCAAACGCATCGTTGTAGGCCTTGAAGTAATCCACGTCGATCATCAACAGCGACAGCTGCGTCTGTTCGCGAATGGAGCGGCGCCACTCAAGTTCCAGGTATTCGTCGAAGTGTCGGCGGTTGGACAGCCCGGTCAGGCCGTCGGAATTCATCAGGCGCTGCAACACCAGGTTGGTGTCCAGCAGCTGCTGCTGGCTGACGCGCAATGCACGGTAGGCCTCATCGCGCTGCAGCAGGGTCATGTAGGAGCGCGAATGATAACGGATGCGCGCCACCAGCTCGATGTTGTCGGGCAGCTTGACCAGATAGTCATTGGCGCCGGCCGCAAAAGCGGCGCTCTTGATCAGGGGATCTTCCTTGGTCGAGAGCACGATGATCGGGATGTCACGGGTCTTGGGATTGGCGCGGTACTCGCGCACCAGGGTCAAACCATCCAGACCGGGCATGACCAGGTCCTGAAGGATCACTGTCGGCTTGATGAGGATCGCCTGGGCAATCGCCTGATGCGGGTCTGCGCAAAAATGAAAGTCGATGTTTTCCTGATGCGCCAGCCCGCGCCGGACAGCCTCGCCGATCATGGCCTGATCGTCGACGAGCAACACCATGGCAGCGTTTTCATCCGTGGCGTTCAGATCGTCCAGTTGCAAATCATGCATGCAGGGTCTCCTGGTCACAGGCGGGCTGTGAAGTCACCTGGAAATTCATTGGGTGAATACCTCTTTCAAGCGAGGTGCGATCGAGTCCAGTGAGCGAATTTCCATGGCAGCGTCGATGGCGGCCGCCGCTTTGGGCATGCCGTACACCGCACAACTTTCCTGATTCTGGGCGATGGTCAGAAACCCCCGCTGACGCATCAGCTTGAGTCCCTGCGCGCCATCTCGGCCCATGCCGGTCAACAAAACACCCACTGCGTCACCATTCCAATAGCGGGCCACACTTTCGAAAAACACGTCGATGGAGGGCCTGTAAATTTCGTTAACCGGCTCTGCGGTGTACGCCAGCGTGCCGTTCTTGAGCAGACGAATATGGTGGTTGGTGCCCGCCAGGAGCACCGTCCCCGCTTGGGGGGGCTCGCCGTCGCGCGCCAGCCTGACCTCAAGCCCCGAAGAACTTGTCAGCCATTGCGCCATCCCCTCGGCGAATACCTGGTCCACGTGCTGCACCAGCACGATCGCGGCCGGAAAACCCTTCGGCAGCGCCTTGAGCAGTATTTCCAGCGCCGCCGGCCCGCCAGCCGATGAGCCGATAGCGATCAACCGTTGACGCTGCGCCGAATCGCGCACCGGTGGCGGCGCCGGGCGAGCCCGCGTGTCTCGCTCGCCAATGAGCCAGCCTATATTAAGAATCTTGCGCAACAAAGGTGCGGCTGCATCCTTGGGATTGCCAGCACCCAGGGCGGGCGTGTCGACCACATCCAGCGCGCCGTGGCCCATGGCCTCGAACACACGGTGGACATTTTGCTCGCGGTCCACGGTAACGATGACGATCGCACACGGCGTCGCCGCCATGATACGTCGAGTCGCCTCCACGCCGTCCATCACCGGCATGATCAGGTCCATCAATATCAGATCGGGCGTCAACTCGGCGCAGCGCTCGACCGCCTCGGCGCCGTTGCCCGCGACCCACGCTATCTGGTGCGCCGGCTCGAAAGCCAGCGCACGGCGCAA encodes the following:
- a CDS encoding DUF4398 domain-containing protein, producing the protein MELTTMNTSTAKTTFNRLRGLKLAALALGTSVLLAGCAGNPPSEQYAVTQSAVNAAVTAGGTEYAAVEMKSAQDKFKQAELAMQEKHYDEARKYAEQAEWDARVAERKAQAAKAQKAVQDARQGVNELREEGMRQVQPVTQ
- a CDS encoding OmpA family protein, producing the protein MRKQVLIPALLALSVGLAACSSQPNVNLEQARTNYSALQSNPKATELAALETKDASEWLDKADAAYRNNDDQKKVDQLAYLTNQRVELAKQTINLKTAENDLKNASAQRAQARLDARDAQIKALQNSLNAKQTERGTLVTFGDVLFDLNKAELKSSGLVNVNKLAQFLSENPDRKVIVEGYTDSTGSAAYNDSLSERRANSVRMALIKMGVGPERIVAQGYGKEYPVADNASASGRAMNRRVEVTISNDNQPVAPRSSMQ
- a CDS encoding alpha/beta hydrolase; the protein is MKRFLILFLAITLSGCSELLFYPERGLPLTPDKAHLAWRDVTLTAADGTRLNAWFLPAKPGVPLKGTVLHLHGNGGNMAWHLAGSGWLPEQGYQVLLVDYRGYGLSEGEPSLPAIYQDIDAALDWLNAAPEVQGKPLVVLGQSIGGALAVHYLSEHPQQRARVKALVLDGVPASYREVARYTLGTAWLTWPFKRPLSWVIPDADSAINGMPQLKGTPMLLFQSLDDTQVPLHNGISLYQAAPLPRVLQLTRGPHVQTFGDPTWREVMVRYLDDPQHFNGLRRLGEIPNYPDPQTGSAPSSSQP
- a CDS encoding flavohemoglobin expression-modulating QEGLA motif protein, with the protein product MDEYQQTIRTLSDRIVLAQTPIRVLDAVKWDDNVRKTFLDGKGKHMPEVDRAYYENRPLGFDSGAVKLEFQNIERDITRQLGQFNPVGQIMRRMCKEYRMVIRMLEARGTPDFGLISQELYGAASDAFHAGDPTLSDLGMMLSDYLNNIAGRGDLKDEPKVLTAKDAVAMLQTRLNRTFGEAEETIRVFESDGIVADAAAGADYIKIRSDAMFNERDVRALEVHEGLVHVGTTLNGQNQPICTFLSKGPPSSTVTQEGLAILMEIIGFASYPSRLRKLTNRTRAIHMAEEGADFLQVFDFYREQGFGMSESYGNASRVFRGSVPTGLPFTKDLSYLKGFIMVYNYIQLAVRKGKLEQVPLLFCGKTTLEDMRTLRQLVDEGLVVPPKYLPDQFRDMNALSAWMCFSNFLNHLSLDRIEADYSNIL
- a CDS encoding TetR/AcrR family transcriptional regulator produces the protein MTPQKGAAGMATAVAQSVRYQGRKASREGSEQRRQQILDAAMRILIRDGVRAVRHRAVAAEAQVPLSATTYYFKDIDDLLTDAFAQYVERSAAYMAKLWTSTEALLREMVARNDGSAEARARLADEIARMTMEYVRHQLLTRRDQLIAEHAFRLEALINPRLAPLVSAHQQILLQGSAQFLEVMGSLQPQLDAQVLTGLICRMEYQGLLSGPQPDADEEMLAILTRQMHLVLGTAKPMAG
- the lysS gene encoding lysine--tRNA ligase, which codes for MSDQQLDPQAQQQEENSLIALRKEKLAAERAKGNAFPNDFRRENYCNDLQQQYADKTREELAEAAIPVKVAGRIMLNRGSFMVIQDMTGRIQVYVNRKTLPEETLASVKTWDMGDIIAAEGTLARSGKGDLYVEMTSVRLLTKSLRPLPDKHHGLVDTEQRYRQRYVDLIVNEDVRETFRVRSKVIAHIRSFLMKRDFLEVETPMLQTIPGGAAAKPFETHHNALDLEMFLRIAPELYLKRLVVGGFEKVFEINRNFRNEGVSTRHNPEFTMLEFYQAYADYEDNMDLTEELFRELAQLVLGSTDVPYGDKVFHFGEPFVRLSVFDSILKYNPELTADDLNDIDKARAIAKKAGAKVLGFEGLGKLQVMIFEELVEHKLEQPHFITQYPFEVSPLARRNDENPNVTDRFELFIGGREIANAYSELNDAEDQAERFMAQVADKDAGDDEAMHYDADFVRALEYGMPPTAGEGIGIDRLVMLLTNSPSIRDVILFPHMRPQA